The sequence CTGGTGGAGGCGCTTCGACAGTCCGGTCACTCAGAACTACTTTAGCCTTTATTTCATTGTTGTAAACCTTGATCAAAGCTGGCAAATTCATCGCAATTTGCCCACTAGAGTATTGAGCAAATACGGCGCAATCGCGCCACACTAATTCAGGAGGAACCTTGAAGCTTAAGAATGCAACAGCCGCATTCGCACTGTTAGGTGCATCGGCTCTAGTGCTATCTGGTTGCGCAGCCGCACCAGATGCAGAGCCAACGGCTACAGAAACCACGACCAGCGCAGCACCAACCGTCGACTACTTGGCCTGCGCCGTATCCGATGAGGGAAGCTGGAATGACAAGTCATTCAACGAGTCCACCTACGACGCACTGTTAAAGGCTGAAGCTGAGTTGGGTGTCCAGATCGGTGATGCCGAGTCAAACTCACCTGATGACTTTCCACTAAACCTTCAGGCGATGGTTGACTTGAACTGCGACGTAACCTTCGCGGTCGGGTTTGGACTAATCGATGCGGTGAACGCTACCGCCGAAGCCAACCCAGACATGAACTTCGTCACTATTGATGGATTCTCCATGGGAGCCACAAACCTAAAGCCAATCAACTATGCAATGGAGCAGTCCAGCTATCTGGCCGGCTACCTTGCAGCCGCTTACTCAACCACTAAGGTCGTGGGCACATACGGTGGAGCTCCGGTCGGTGCAGTTACTGCATTCATGGACGGTTTTTACTACGGTGCAATGGCCTATGGCCGCGACAACGGTGTTGAGGTTCGAGTCTTGGGCTGGGACCCAACTTTGGCGACTCCAGACGGTCAGTTCATGGGTAACTTTGACGCTAACTCTGGTATCTCGAAGTCCATCGCAGCAGCTCAGATCAACGAGGGCGCAGATGTAATCTTCCCAGTTGCCGGTTTCCAGTTCGGTGCAGTTTCTGAGGCCTTCAAGGAGGCTGGCGTTGCTGGTGTCATGGTTGGTGTTGACAAGGACATCGCACTCACCTCACCAGAGTACGCAGACCTAGTTCTGACTTCAGCTGAGAAGCGCATGACCAGTGCGGTTTACGATGTCATTGCTGAGCTTTCAGCCGGAGGCATGTTCACCGCTGACGCTTACATCGGTACTTTGGCCAACGGTGGAACTGGCTTAAGCCCGCTTTACGGTTTTGAGGACAAGATTTCCGCCGAGGTAAAGGCCCGTCTAGCTGAGCTAGAAGCAGGCATCATCTCGGGTGAAATCGACCCAATGAGCTAGTAGCAAAAATGTTAGGGGTCGCGGGTAACCGCGACCCCTTTTCTTTAAGCCATAATTAGT is a genomic window of Candidatus Aquiluna sp. UB-MaderosW2red containing:
- a CDS encoding BMP family protein, with amino-acid sequence MKLKNATAAFALLGASALVLSGCAAAPDAEPTATETTTSAAPTVDYLACAVSDEGSWNDKSFNESTYDALLKAEAELGVQIGDAESNSPDDFPLNLQAMVDLNCDVTFAVGFGLIDAVNATAEANPDMNFVTIDGFSMGATNLKPINYAMEQSSYLAGYLAAAYSTTKVVGTYGGAPVGAVTAFMDGFYYGAMAYGRDNGVEVRVLGWDPTLATPDGQFMGNFDANSGISKSIAAAQINEGADVIFPVAGFQFGAVSEAFKEAGVAGVMVGVDKDIALTSPEYADLVLTSAEKRMTSAVYDVIAELSAGGMFTADAYIGTLANGGTGLSPLYGFEDKISAEVKARLAELEAGIISGEIDPMS